TCACTGCCCGCCAGTCAAGCGCGCTGGGCGCGGGAGACCGCATGACGCAACCGTTCAAGCGTCCGGTCCCGCCCGAGCAGATCGATCACCTCGAAGAGTCCAGGGCTGGCCGTCCGTCCTGTCAGCGCCACTCGCACCGGTTGCGCCAATTCGCCCATTTTGATGCCGGCTTCGGCGATCACGTTCTTGAACACCGCCTCCAGGCCTTCCTTGTCGAAATCAGGAACCGCGGCAAAGCGATCCGCCAACCGCTCCAGCAGCGGGGCGATGGCGGGCGTGAGAAATTTCTTGGCCGCCGCTTCGTCCATCTGGATGTCGGCCTGAAGATAGGGGATCGCGGCCTTGGCCATCTCTTCTAGCGTCTGGGACCGCTCACGAAACGCCAGGACCAGCCGCTCCATCCACTCGCCGGACTTGCCCGCGGCTTCGGCTCCAACCCCGGCCCGTTCCAGGAAGGGCTGCAACTGCTCCGCCACCCGTTTGGGTTCGCTCTGCTTGATGTACTGTGCATTGAGCCAGAGCAGTTTTTCAGGATTGAATACGGCTGACGATTTCTGGACATTGTCGAATGAAAATTTTTCGATCATTTCTTGAAGCGAGAAGACTTCCTGATCCCCGAACGACCAGCCCAGCCGCACGAGATAATTCAGCATGGCTTCGGGCAGATACCCCATGTCGCGATACGCCAAGACCGAGGTGGCGCCATGCCGTTTCGACAACCTGGCCTTGTCGGAACCCAGAATTATGGACAGATGGCCGAATTGGGGCACGTGAAATCCCAGCGCCTGGAAGATCGGGACCTGCCGCGGCGTGTTGGTCAGATGGTCATCTCCGCGCACGACATGCGTGATCCCCATCAGGGCATCATCCACCACGACGGAAAAGTTGTAGGTCGGGTAGCCGTTGGAACGCAAGATGATCAGGTCGTCCAGCACCGCGTTATCGAATACCACGCGGCCCTTGACGAGATCCTCGATGACGGTCTGCCCTTCTTGCGGAGCGCGGAACCGCAAGGCGGCCTCTCCCGTCGGATTCACGATTCCCCGCTCCCGGCACCGCCCGTCGTATCTCGGCTGCAACCCCTTGGCCAGGGCCTCCTTTCTCCTTTCCTCCAATTCCTCGGCGGTGCAGACACACCAGTAAGCCTGCCCGTTTGCGAACAGGCGCATGGCATGGTCGCGGTACAGTTCCATGCGCTCGGTCTGGCGATAGGGTCCTTCATCCCAATCCAACCCTACCCAGCGCATTCCTTCGAGAATGGCCGTGATCGCTTCTTCCGTCG
The DNA window shown above is from Nitrospira tepida and carries:
- the gltX gene encoding glutamate--tRNA ligase, producing MSQVRVRFAPSPTGYLHIGGVRTALFNWLYARRHHGTFILRIEDTDQSRSTEEAITAILEGMRWVGLDWDEGPYRQTERMELYRDHAMRLFANGQAYWCVCTAEELEERRKEALAKGLQPRYDGRCRERGIVNPTGEAALRFRAPQEGQTVIEDLVKGRVVFDNAVLDDLIILRSNGYPTYNFSVVVDDALMGITHVVRGDDHLTNTPRQVPIFQALGFHVPQFGHLSIILGSDKARLSKRHGATSVLAYRDMGYLPEAMLNYLVRLGWSFGDQEVFSLQEMIEKFSFDNVQKSSAVFNPEKLLWLNAQYIKQSEPKRVAEQLQPFLERAGVGAEAAGKSGEWMERLVLAFRERSQTLEEMAKAAIPYLQADIQMDEAAAKKFLTPAIAPLLERLADRFAAVPDFDKEGLEAVFKNVIAEAGIKMGELAQPVRVALTGRTASPGLFEVIDLLGRDRTLERLRHAVSRAQRA